Genomic DNA from Salvia miltiorrhiza cultivar Shanhuang (shh) chromosome 1, IMPLAD_Smil_shh, whole genome shotgun sequence:
tcttgaaaaaaaaatgatttccCAGTCTTAGAGTGAATTGCGTCTAAATACACAAAACTTTTACCAAATTGTGTCTTAGCAAGTGAactaaatacaaattttaaattattctaATTCTTCACGCGGTAGTCAATTGCTTGCACCCAAATTAATGCTGAGGTGGATGCCTGAAATGTCTGTATATACTTAAATGGTCGATGCACTAAACAACGTAATTGTATTTAGACCTTAATTACCCCTATTTTATTTGCCGTAGATGTTAAATGATCTATTATCTGTAACATGTAGAGGCAAGTTTGAGAGCAGATGTGTGAGAAGGACAGACTTACTAGAGcttctagagagagaattgcCACAAGGGAGTGTGAGATACTCTTCCAAGATTGTTTGCATTGAGGAATCTGGTAACTTCAAATTAGTGCATCTTTCAGATGGCTCTATTTTCAGAACTAAGGTAAaataaggggaaaaaaaaaacatgagtTTGTTTGCAAAAAATTAGGAgggcatttatttatttttgattgataagatacatgattgagatttttttaaattttattactaggatttctccaatcgcACTGTATCAATATGATATAGAATTAATTCAAATGGTAGAAATTATCaaagtaaataataaaaaaacttattatttttatttatctaagcTAATCATCAAAAGTAAATGCTAGGCGTTGCTGGGATGTGATGGAGTGAACTCAATGGTGGCGCAATGGCTGGGGCTCAAGAGTCCGGTCAGCGCTGCGCGGGCAGCCATCAGAGGCTACGTGGTGTATCCAGACGGCCACGGCTTCGAGCCCAAGTTGTATGCCTACTTTGGTGGAGGTGTGCGCATCGGCTTTGTACCTTGTGATGGCAAGGGCATATACTGGTTCTGCACTTTCACTCCATCACTTTTCAAATGTGAGTCAATGAATTTGCTCCTAATTTGTTCGACTAAGTTTTGGTCGTTTACGTTACGGTTAATTATGTTAGGGTTGATAATGTTGTGTCCCAAACTTtagcatttttcaaaaaaaatgtcCTCCTCTGATGTTTTTTATTCACAAACCCATAAGTTttagaaaattttgatttccgtCCCGTGTTTGGAGAATTTGATGATGGAATGATTAGTCGCTTTTCGAATTCTTAATTGGAATTTTTTTCCACTCAACTACTTTGTTTCACCAAAaaatacaatatacaataaaattaaaattccacGTAATTAATCTCACTCTGAGTTATGCTCTCTCTATATATCTCATCATTTTGAGAACTTAGAGTGTGATTATgtggatttttatttttgttgaaaggCGTCACTTAGTGAGCGAGGTGAACAAAACTTATGTAATTATCTGATAAGGTAATTCATCATTTGGTCGTTGGATTCGAAAACGCTAAAATTTGAgaacattttttgaaaaacgtaaaaaaattAGAGATGCAAAACATGATCAACCCTAGACATTATAATGCAAACAATAGTAAAAACAAGTTTGTTAACAATCATGTTTTTGGTTTGGCGTAGATGATGAGAGCGAGCGTGATCCCTCAAAAATGAAGCAGTTTGTGATCAGCAAAATCGGCAGTGCTCGTAAACATGTGATGGATGTGGTGGAGAGGACCGAGCTAGCCAACATCTCGTCCGCGCATCTGAAGTTTAGGTCGCCGTGGAACATTTTGTTCGGAGACATTGTGAGGAACGGAGTGTGTGTGGCCGGGGACGCCCTGCATCCGATGACCCCGGATCTAGGTCAAGGTGGGTGCTCAGCTATTGAGGACGCAGTGGTTCTTGCAAGGTGCCTGGGTGGAGCTCTGTCGGAGGAGGGAGACGAGGAGGATTGCGCGAAGATGGCAAAGGGGTTGGAGAGGTATGGGAAGGAGAGGAGGTGGAGAAGCTTTAGCCTTGTGAGCACAGCATATGTTGTTGGTAAGTTGCAAGAGAGTGATAACAAAGTGGTGAGCTTCTTTAGGAAGATGTTTTTGTCTAAGTTTACCGTTGAGCCCTTTGTGAGAATGGCTGATTTTGATTGTGGGAAGTTGGTTGTTGCTTCTAATTAGGTTTGGACCATGTTGCCAACTTTTGTTTGgcattatatatataaggttgTGTTATAATAAAACCTTAGCTCTTATCTTCGTGATCTTATAATTGTATATATCCATTATGTGATGTGAATCTAAGAGTACAAAAGTGTAATTATTTTATAGATTAAGTActgtaattatttatatatttatgcaaGTGGTCCGGAGTATTTGTGTGTGCACGAGCTAGATAATCAAGTGGTCGGTTGAATAAAATGAAGTGGAAACAAAAGAAGTAAGAGTTGTTGAGGataggggtgtaaatgagccgagtcgagtcgagtattgacatactcgagctcgagctcggtctATATGtatcaagctcgagctcgagctcgactcgctcgagtttgagatttttgagctcgagctcgactcgattgcATATTCGACtcgctcgagctcgactcggttcGACTCGATTATTGAATCTTAATCGAACTCGAGCTCGTTTAGGCTcggtgagctcgagctcgtttaagctcgtCTCATACATGCTTCAACAAATTGTATATATTATGAGCTATATTAGTAATTAAGCTATAATATAGGGACAAAATCATAATTTGTTtgaaagctcgattaggctcgcgagcctaacgagtcgagtatgGTGAAACTCGAACTCGAGCTCGATACCTAgtcgagtagctcgagctcgagctcgactcgacttatATCGAATCGATTTCGAGTAATTTTCGAGTCGATCCcgagtagctcgcgagctagctcgactcacttacacccctaGTTGAGGAGGGTCTTTAGAGTTGCTGACAAATCAAATTGTTCGCAAATTATTCGCTCGATTTCGAAAAAACTCATTTAAGTTTGTTTAGTAAGTTCGATATATAAataagaggtggtcttgggtacactcgggtgtaccgtacaaccgggttaTACATTCACTTAAATTTTGACCCGCACCCTGATTTGAATCCATATTCTGATCcaacccatataaataatattattttgggtacgggtcaacccggttgtacggtacacccaggtgtacccaagattttgtgtataaataaattaaacttgagtttggtagtattcggctcgttagctagTGAACATATTCTCTAAGTGATTCAACTTGAAAAATATAGATAATTAGTaggtacaacttatatttatctattaaaatttataataattgtattaaatttcTAATCAATTCTATTTGTTAGAaagaataattaatatatatatatatatatattattttgaatgaaataatttatttttgaaagaaaataatcaatattttgaatataaatataaatataaatttagaaagtcaTCTAAATTTCGGAGTCAGAGggtttttaggacaataacttaggttgatttggaaattaggacaaaattaattttggacttgtaaaaataggacactaattaataagcgttgcACTCATAGGACATTTATGGgtcaattattgaatttttggGATTTTTTTGCACGGATCAAGCACATGACAACCACCCGCACGGAGGGGTTGATTATGTGGCAAGCATCATTTTTACGGCTCCAGATAGTATTTCATGTGCTTGGTCCATGCGGGAGAGTCCGAAAATTCGATAattggccgagaaatgtcctgcgggtgcaacacttattaattagtgtcctatttttacaagttcgaaagttattgtcctaatttccgaatcaatctaagttactgtcctaaaaaaccctttGACTCTAAATTTCGTATGAGCTCGATTAAGTTCATGAGCCTCAATGTATTCGATAAATAAAGTTCGGAATCTGactcgatactaaacaaatcaaactttaGCATAACGTTATTCGGTTTTACTCAATTCGATTACACCCTAGTCATGTATGTTTATTTTGAGTGATGAGATAGATAAGTGAAAATAATATAGATTAATTTGTCATTTACcatgataaattaattaattttgaacttattttataatttattttttaaaatactttatcgtgtattttatttatatggtcTACCACACAGAGTAAACGTTTCACATAAAGAATGCTAGTATTAGGTATTTGCAGTTTAATATGGTGTTACATTATTTAAGCCAAAAAGATGGTATAGAATTATAATACCATTTATATAGATGTctatattacttttattatgattttaaatATAGAGGCTTTAAAAAGAGAAGTCTGTTCGAGAAAACTTTTTAAATCACTTTTTTGTAGGCCtcatttgttttgattttaagaTTTGGGGTTCTGAAAAATTAAACGTTGTGACCGATATTAAGAATTTAAACTTTCGGATTGGAGtgattattttg
This window encodes:
- the LOC130994061 gene encoding monooxygenase 2-like → MEATIHEQDILIVGGGIAGLTTALGLHRLGIRSLVLEASDGLRTTGFALTMWTNAWIALDAVGIGDAMRADSLPIQGFEVGSLDSTSSSPEQGVETDFKLGKFESRCVRRTDLLELLERELPQGSVRYSSKIVCIEESGNFKLVHLSDGSIFRTKALLGCDGVNSMVAQWLGLKSPVSAARAAIRGYVVYPDGHGFEPKLYAYFGGGVRIGFVPCDGKGIYWFCTFTPSLFKYDESERDPSKMKQFVISKIGSARKHVMDVVERTELANISSAHLKFRSPWNILFGDIVRNGVCVAGDALHPMTPDLGQGGCSAIEDAVVLARCLGGALSEEGDEEDCAKMAKGLERYGKERRWRSFSLVSTAYVVGKLQESDNKVVSFFRKMFLSKFTVEPFVRMADFDCGKLVVASN